From the genome of Myxocyprinus asiaticus isolate MX2 ecotype Aquarium Trade chromosome 39, UBuf_Myxa_2, whole genome shotgun sequence:
TTACTGCTTCACTACATAAAATAATGATGACTTAAAGTACAAAtagacaaaaatattattcattGAAAAAATGGCTTGACAGTGACTGTCATATTTAATAATCTGCTTTTTATGAAATAAACATTCCAAAGCTTTCAAAATGTTGACTGTGCTTTTAAAGCACTGCTATTTTATATTCCAACATTGCtctttatatataaaatttaaatttatattCAATAACACATCATTCAATATGGAATctgaaaactgaaactgaaataaaattgtaaagtgTCCATCTGTTAAACTGTTTTATGTCTTTTATGTTTAAAAACTTTCAAAACTAGTATCTGTCTTTTTTAGTAATTTCTTCTGAACAAGATATTAAATACACACTGGAATACGAAGTTTTTACTGTTGCTGTTGTTTCAAATTCTACCAGTTATCCTGAGCAGTATGCTCTTGAGGGGAGTCAGTTCAGCATTCAATAATGACCCTATCACTCCTAATCTCATAAGAAAGTGGACCCTTCCCTTTAAAAAAATGGACACAAACTCTCAGGCAAGCACTTGCGTGTCACTTGATCCTCTCGCTGGAGGAACATAGTACGTTTCTGAAGAGGTCGGAAGACGATGGGAGACAGAGATCAGTTATCGGACCTTTTGATACTCTACACTTGAACCAAAGCCCAAACCCCTCTTCACAAGCCCCAGTAAGGTGCCAGGTTTCTACGATCCCGCTCATAGATATCTGGTATGACACCATATGGTGTCTGGATCATTTTCACAGAGTTCCTGCCAAACAGTTTCCTTTCGTACTCAATGAGTTGTTGCCAGAATCCTCCATTAGGACGAATGACGGGTCGCCGGGCCTTCACCCAAGCGTGGGCCTCAGCCAGGGAAACTCTGTGGTACTTCATGAGATAAGCCAAACAAAGCGAGGCGGATCGGCTCACCCCAGCTGCACAATGCACCAAGACGGCTCCCCGTTTGCGGCCCACACTGTGGATCTTATCAGCCACACTGTCAAAATAAAGTGAGATTGGAGAATGGGGCATGTCGGCCAGTGGCACCTTCATGTATTCCATGTGCGGCCAGTTGAAGTTGGGCAGCTCAATGGTGGCGTTCACCACACAGGTAATTCCTTTGGACAGGAGGAGACTGCGGTTGGACGCCACATTCCCACGTCCAATGAACAAGGAAGGGGTGATCTGGGCGATGCCACCCAACAGGCTGCTGGTCTCGGGTACCAGTCGAGGCACAGTTGTAGGCATCACTGAACTgcggtgatgatgatgatggtggtggtgaTGATGGTTATATGAGTGATGAAAGAACCCCTGACTTCGGGAACCCATAGAGGAGCGTATGCAGGTGACGGAGAAATAGAGAGCTTGAGGAGGAGCCAGGATGCCTTTCAGTTCTCCTTGGTCATCTTAAAGCAACTGGTGATATCACACAGACCATTAGATGTATCTAAAACAAACCAAGAGGAATACAAGTTCATTTGAAAAAAGTAGTAATTTAGCAACTAGTCTCACCCTCAGATGGCATGCCAACCAGACTGATCTGTGTTATTAAATGTACGGAAATGTttacagggtggtgccaaaagtgagttattTTTGTAGATGCAAATAATTTAATACAGCAGCCTATTTGCAattaaatcactcacatatgcaacTAAATTTCATGCTATGCAACTAAATTGTGTCTGCTATTAGCTACGggctagtaaatattcagataCCTAACCCTAAAATTAACCCTAAACTGAGTTGTGTAGTGAAAAATGTGTGTATCAGTGTATGAAATTTTAAAccgtgacaacagcttgtatcattattgaaaatgcaatttcataacatcatataaattgatagaatgtgaaatttgtacacaagctaaaatgtgattaaatgataaagtgaaatatgaaaataaaaaataaaatgtacaatctcgCATTCTATATTGCGTGAAGTCATACAGTATTAATGCtctatatatttatacactgatgagccaaaacattatgaccactcacaggggaagcgaataacattgatcatctcctaacaaggccacatgtcaatgtctgggtaaattagatggtaagcgaacaatcagttctcgtagtcaacatgttgaatgcaggagaaatgggcaggagtacagacctgagcgactttgacaagggccaaattgttatagccagacaactgggtcagactggtgagtacctaccgacagtggtccgaaaagggacaaaccggcgacagggtgttgggtgcccaaggctcatcgatgcgcgagggtaatgaaggctatcccatctccGAACCaaaagaaggtctactgtggcacaagtcacagaaaattttaatgatggttatgggaggaatgtgtcacaacacacaatgcatcgcaccctgctgcatatggggctgcgtagcacTGTccaccgaaagtgcctacaatgagcATGCAAGCGTCGGAACTAGCCTCGGAGCAGtggaaggtcgcctggtctgatgagtcccattttcttttacatcacgttgATGGCAGTgtatgtgtgcgccgtttacctggggaagtcatggcaccaggatgcactgtgggaagacggtGGAGGGAgtttgatgctctgggcaattt
Proteins encoded in this window:
- the LOC127430315 gene encoding dual specificity protein phosphatase 14-like gives rise to the protein MGSRSQGFFHHSYNHHHHHHHHHHRSSVMPTTVPRLVPETSSLLGGIAQITPSLFIGRGNVASNRSLLLSKGITCVVNATIELPNFNWPHMEYMKVPLADMPHSPISLYFDSVADKIHSVGRKRGAVLVHCAAGVSRSASLCLAYLMKYHRVSLAEAHAWVKARRPVIRPNGGFWQQLIEYERKLFGRNSVKMIQTPYGVIPDIYERDRRNLAPYWGL